The following are encoded together in the Luoshenia tenuis genome:
- the rimI gene encoding ribosomal protein S18-alanine N-acetyltransferase: protein MVHIRPWAGEDVAALHALEEAAFEAPWSLNMFQEEWENERAHYWVAEDEAHRPLGYAGCWLILDEVHVTNVAVHPRARRRGIGKALMEQIMSFARERAARVVFLEVRQSNMPARNLYRQMKFRDVGKRPHYYENGEDAVLMTLWLNDTAL from the coding sequence ATGGTCCATATCAGGCCCTGGGCCGGGGAAGATGTGGCGGCGCTGCATGCCTTAGAGGAAGCGGCCTTTGAGGCGCCATGGAGCCTTAACATGTTTCAGGAGGAGTGGGAAAACGAGCGCGCGCATTACTGGGTCGCGGAGGATGAGGCCCACAGGCCCCTGGGCTATGCGGGCTGTTGGCTGATCCTGGACGAAGTGCATGTGACCAATGTGGCGGTGCATCCCCGTGCGCGGCGACGGGGAATCGGCAAAGCGCTGATGGAACAGATCATGTCCTTTGCCCGGGAGCGGGCGGCGCGCGTGGTTTTTCTTGAGGTGCGTCAGTCCAACATGCCGGCCAGAAACCTTTACCGGCAGATGAAATTCAGGGATGTCGGCAAGCGCCCGCACTATTATGAAAACGGCGAGGATGCGGTGCTGATGACGCTTTGGCTGAACGATACCGCGCTGTGA
- the tsaB gene encoding tRNA (adenosine(37)-N6)-threonylcarbamoyltransferase complex dimerization subunit type 1 TsaB — protein MRILAMDTSARVCSVAVLEDGVLRSEQSTNRNLTHSEMLMPMVEAALDASGLTIKDMDLFAVAKGPGSFTGLRIGVSTVKALGHACGKPVCGVMTLDALAMNAAHHVGDVVALMDARRGQVYAARYRGDGRHIQRVGEPEAISLQAYLTRETFSQDVLLLGDGVAPNEAAIKELLGQRAILALPHIRLQRAASIAVLAEKMADSGESMDQDALQPLYLRLSQAERERARRLREGAKA, from the coding sequence GTGCGGATATTGGCAATGGATACCTCGGCCAGGGTTTGCTCCGTAGCTGTGCTGGAAGATGGCGTCCTGCGCAGCGAGCAATCCACCAACCGGAACCTGACGCATTCGGAAATGCTGATGCCCATGGTGGAGGCCGCGCTGGATGCATCCGGCCTGACGATAAAGGATATGGACCTTTTTGCCGTGGCAAAAGGGCCGGGGTCGTTTACCGGGCTGCGCATAGGGGTCTCGACAGTGAAGGCCCTGGGCCATGCCTGCGGCAAACCCGTTTGCGGAGTGATGACGCTGGATGCCCTGGCCATGAACGCGGCGCATCATGTGGGCGATGTGGTGGCGCTGATGGATGCGCGGCGGGGACAGGTCTATGCGGCGCGCTACCGGGGCGATGGCCGGCATATCCAGCGCGTGGGCGAACCGGAGGCCATATCTTTGCAGGCGTATTTGACGCGGGAGACCTTTTCGCAGGACGTACTATTGCTGGGGGATGGCGTAGCGCCGAATGAAGCGGCGATCAAGGAACTGCTGGGTCAGCGGGCGATTCTGGCGCTGCCGCATATCCGGCTGCAGCGCGCGGCCAGCATCGCCGTGCTTGCCGAAAAGATGGCCGATAGCGGCGAGAGCATGGATCAGGATGCGCTGCAGCCCCTTTATCTGCGCCTTTCACAGGCGGAAAGGGAGCGCGCGCGCAGGCTGCGCGAGGGGGCAAAAGCGTGA